In a single window of the Aquarana catesbeiana isolate 2022-GZ linkage group LG13, ASM4218655v1, whole genome shotgun sequence genome:
- the LOC141117756 gene encoding uncharacterized protein: protein MKEKFLEKQVRPEKMTSLIPPQTSGKAFCLLFLITLIVFPPIWIITNCIFHPEDLGAIKSICGNTYTQKNITVIQVRNKRDIEDNFADKMLLLKFKYAYARKSGFQKCWICSKLHPSTVRIPLMAIPLNITPLLREEILLDLLNVSRRTNDTISFHIINRSHNPTWCFNLGNSTRNAHICSQSVLNISSCYAPSGKFCSLYQTHHDEVRVRADFEKILASEDESSKPVQHLFQVLAAVTAVDQETAVNTPFSFGNHTYVCCGKTCYPWDSTRGPRLVLPGLTGAHNGGDSDGSHLLEASIHPRYPLKHRNKRELFLEKDMAWAWFPSWTGWGIDLMKRLNNYSGIIDEMMEKNSDDISKLNVETRAIRKQLELHDLAIESMSSALTGLCEMTEDYECCTWVHNTSIEVPDYYDVIAQHRKEVAKLQQEARNIAQTWSPFGNVDFGFGGIFSWIRDIAIILIIVVFFFLFLYLVYKLIMCLINRATRISDSSSPNKTYLSMYHQKQAENIAMIRK, encoded by the coding sequence atgaaggagaagttcctggaaaagcaggtccggccagagaagatgacctcgcttattccaccacagacttctggcaaggcattctgcctcctgttcctgatcaccctgatagtgttcccgcccatttggatcatcactaactgtatcttccaccctgaagatttgggtgcgatTAAAAGTATTTGTGGTAACACATATACACAgaagaacattacagtgatacaagttagaaataagagagacattgaagataattttgctgataaaatgcttttgttaaaatttaaatatgcttatgctcggaaatcaggatttcaaaaatgttggatctgtagtaaactgcaccctagcactgttaggatacccctaatggctatacctttaaatattactcccCTGTTGAGAGAAGAGATTCTCCTTGACCTTCtgaatgtcagcagaagaactaatgacaccatttcctttcacatcatcaatagaagtcataatcctacctggtgttttaatttagggaattctactagaaatgctcatatctgtagtcaatcggttttgaacatttctagttgctatgcccctagtgggaagtTTTGTTCTCTATATCAAACACACCACGATGAGGTCAGAGTACGGGCTGATTTTGAAAAGATTCTTGCCTCGGAAGATGAAAGTAGTAAACctgtacagcatttgtttcaggttttagcagcagttacagcagtagatcaagagactgctgtgaatacgcccttctcgtttggtaaccacacttatgtttgttgtggaaagacttgttatccctgggattccacaagaggtccaaggctggtgttacctggcctcactggtgcccataatgggggtgatagtgatgggagtcatttgcttgaagctagtatacacccaaggtatccattgaaacatcgtaacaagagagagttattccttgagaaggatatggcctgggcatggttcccttcctggacaggatggggaatagatttgatgaaaaggttaaataattattcaggaattattgatgagatgatggaaaagaattctgatgacatttctaaacttaatgttgaaactagggctattagaaaacaactagaattgcatgacttagccattgaaagcatgagttcagcccttacaggattatgtgaaatgactgaggattatgaatgttgtacttgggtacacaataccagtatagaggtaccagactattatgatgtgatagctcagcatagaaaagaggtggccaagctgcaacaagaggctcgcaacatagcccagacctggagtccttttggaaatgttgattttggatttggagggatattctcttggataagggatattgccataatTTTAATTATTGtcgtgttctttttccttttcctttatcttgtgtacaagcttattatgtgccttattaatagagccactcgcatttcagattcctcatctcccaataaaacttatctcagtatgtatcatcagaagcaagctgagaatatcgccatgataaggaagtga